From Podospora bellae-mahoneyi strain CBS 112042 chromosome 3, whole genome shotgun sequence, the proteins below share one genomic window:
- the PDK2 gene encoding [Pyruvate dehydrogenase (acetyl-transferring)] kinase isozyme 2 (COG:T; EggNog:ENOG503NUN3), which translates to MSWKKSEKLMDTIRHYASFPATGVSLRQMVQFGEKPSSGTLFRASQFLAEELPIRLAHRVQELETLPDGLNEMPSVKKVADWYAQSFEEITTLPRPNLARDVRERLMKPAQITGGKGNQWLSEATPNPSIEEGQYNSWTPVSQQNAVNNGWSKGKFPATRRYFAMVDDTGDWPPELQLYNKRFAQTLHRIKRRHDSVVTTMAQGILEWKRKRQRMQIDNNIQSFLDRFYMSRIGIRMLIGQHIALTDQSHYRDPSYVGIICTKTYVKDLAQEAIENARFVCEDHYGLFEAPKIQLVCNPNLNFMYVPGHLSHMLFETLKNSLRAVVETHGQDKQEFPVTKVIVAEGKEDITIKVSDEGGGIPRSSIPLVWTYMYTTVDRTPNLDPDFDKSDFKAPMAGFGYGLPISRLYARYFGGDLKLISMEGYGTDVYLHLNRLSSSSEPLQ; encoded by the exons ATGTCGTGGAAAAAGAGCGAGAAGTTGATGGACACCATCAGGCATTATGCAAGCTTCCCTGCCACCGGGGTAAGCTTGCGCCAGATGGTCCAGTTTGGCGAGAAGCCATCCAGTG GTACCCTATTCCGCGCCTCACAGTTCCTCGCCGAAGAGCTCCCCATACGGCTCGCCCACCGCGTCCAGGAGCTCGAGACGTTGCCCGATGGCCTTAATGAGATGCCAtcggtgaagaaggtggcaGATTGGTATGCACAGTCGTTCGAG GAAATCACAACACTACCAAGACCGAACCTCGCCAGAGATGTACGAGAGAGATTAATGAAGCCCGCGCAAATAACCGGAGGGAAAGGAAACCAATGGCTGAGCGAGGCGACACCGAACCCAAGCATCGAGGAGGGCCAGTACAACTCGTGGACGCCGGTGTCGCAGCAAAACGCCGTCAACAATGGCTGGTCAAAGGGGAAGTTCCCCGCAACAAGAAGATACTTCGCTATGGTCGACGACACGGGAGACTGGCCGCCCGAGCTGCAGCTTTACAACAAGAGGTTCGCCCAGACGCTGCACCGCATCAAGAGGAGACACGATAGCGTCGTGACCACCATGGCGCAGGGCATCCTCGAGTGGAAGCGCAAGCGGCAACGGATGCAGATCGACAACAATATCCAGTCATTCCTCGATCGCTTCTACATGTCACGCATCGGCATCCGCATGCTGATCGGGCAGCACATCGCCCTGACCGATCAGAGCCACTACCGGGACCCGTCCTATGTCGGTATTATCTGCACCAAGACGTACGTCAAGGACTTGGCTCAGGAAGCCATCGAGAACGCGCGTTTTGTCTGCGAGGACCACTACGGCCTGTTCGAGGCGCCCAAGATCCAGCTCGTGTGCAATCCTAACTTGAACTTTATGTACGTGCCTGGGCACCTGTCGCACATGCTCTTTGAAACGCTCAAGAACTCGCTGCGTGCGGTTGTCGAGACGCACGGCCAGGATAAGCAGGAGTTTCCCGTCACGAAGGTGATTGTGGCTGAGGGCAAGGAGGATATCACGATCAAGGTTTCGGACGAGGGCGGCGGTATACCGCGCAGCTCGATCCCGCTTGTTTGGACGTACATGTACACCACTGTCGACAGGACACCAAACCTGGACCCTGATTTCGACAAGAGCGACTTTAAGGCTCCCATGGCGGGTTTTGGGTATGGGTTGCCGATAAGTCGTCTGTACGCGAGGTATTTCGGTGGGGACCTTAAGCTGATCAGCATGGAAGG CTACGGCACAGACGTCTACCTCCATCTCAACCGCCTGTCCAGCTCGTCGGAGCCACTCCAATAG
- the DPL1 gene encoding Dihydrosphingosine phosphate lyase (EggNog:ENOG503NXZ8; COG:E) has protein sequence MPGTSRMPVSLREGFNNVRNRSRAGSPLALGMLNLDLARNLIFFLFVLRWTRRVLWKLKGRGLIGTIVELYVDLRRILYGYFLRMPGVRNQVKKQVDEAVGKLQTKLVPLNATRYLTLPKEGWDQDAVRKELQTLADMDHTRWEDGFVSGAVYHGEDELLKLQTEAYGKFTVANPIHPDVFPGVRKMEAEVVAMVLGLFNAPAGAAGVSTSGGTESILMACLSARQKAYVERGVTEPEMILPETAHVAFRKAGLYFKIKTHLVACPAPTYQADTRAIARLINSNTILLVGSAPNFPHGIIDDIAALSKLAVKKSVPLHVDCCLGSFLVPFLSRAGFETQPFDFRLKGVTSISCDTHKYGFAPKGNSTVLYRTQQLRSYQYYVDPAWSGGVYASPGIAGSRPGALIAGCWASLMSTGEDGYLQSCIEIVGATKKLIAHITTTSPVLAQELEILGSPLVSVIAFKSKTLNIYDIADGMSAKGWHLNALQNPPAIHVALTLPIVKVWEKLAADLEAVVEQEKEKERARVAEGKGAKGKEVGDSAALYGVAGSLPNKSVVVELARGFLDILYKA, from the exons cttcctcttcgtcctccgctgGACCCGTCGCGTTCTATGGAAACTCAAAGGCCGCGGCCTCATCGGCACCATCGTCGAACTCTACGTCGACCTCCGCCGCATTCTGTACGGTTACTTCCTCCGGATGCCCGGCGTGCGAAACCAAGTCAAGAAACAGGTCGATGAAGCAGTGGGAAAACTCCAGACAAAACTCGTACCGCTCAACGCGACTCGCTATCTCACGCTGCCGAAAGAAGGATGGGACCAGGATGCCGTCCGGAAGGAGTTGCAGACGCTGGCGGATATGGACCACACCCGCTGGGAGGACGGGTTTGTTTCGGGCGCGGTTTAtcatggcgaggatgagctgcTGAAGCTGCAGACGGAGGCGTATGGGAAGTTTACCGTGGCCAATCCTATTCATCCCGATGTTTTCCCcggggtgaggaagatggaggccgaggtggtggcgatggtgcTGGGGCTGTTTAACGCACCTGCGGGGGCGGCGGGTGTGAGTACCAGTGGAGGGACAGAGTCGATTTTGATGGCTTGTTTGAGTGCGAGGCAGAAGGCATACGTCGAGAGGGGTGTTACCGAGCCTGAAAT GATCCTCCCCGAAACAGCCCACGTCGCCTTCCGCAAGGCAGGTCTCTACTTCAAGATCAAAACCCACCTGGTTGCCTGCCCAGCACCAACCTACCAAGCCGACACCCGCGCCATCGCCCGGCTCATCAACTCCAACACTATTCTCCTGGTCGGGTCAGCCCCCAACTTCCCACACGGCATCATCGACGACATCGCCGCCCTGTCCAAACTGGCAGTCAAAAAGTCTGTTCCCCTGCACGTCGACTGCTGCCTCGGCAGCTTTCTGGTGCCGTTCCTCTCCCGAGCGGGGTTCGAAACCCAGCCATTCGACTTTAGACTCAAGGGCGTGACGTCCATCTCTTGCGACACGCACAAGTACGGGTTCGCGCCCAAGGGGAACAGCACCGTCCTCTACCGGACGCAGCAGCTCAGGAGTTACCAGTACTACGTCGATCCAGCCTGGTCGGGCGGTGTGTACGCCTCCCCTGGCATCGCCGGCTCCCGTCCTGGCGCCCTCATTGCGGGGTGCTGGGCTAGTTTGATGTCGACCGGTGAGGACGGGTATCTCCAATCGTGCATTGAAATTGTTGGCGCGACTAAAAAACTTATCGCTCACATCACTACCACGTCTCCTGTTCTGGCGCAAGAGCTGGAGATCTTGGGCAGCCCGTTGGTGTCAGTTATTGCGTTTAAGAGCAAGACGCTGAATATTTATGACATTGCCGACGGGATGTCGGCCAAGGGGTGGCATTTGAATGCGCTGCAGAACCCGCCTGCTATTCATGTCGCGCTCACGCTGCCGATTGTGAAAGTGTGGGAGAAGCTCGCGGCGGatctggaggcggtggtggagcaggagaaggaaaaggaacgggcgagggtggcggaggggaagggggcaaaggggaaggaggtgggggatagCGCTGCGCTTTATGGGGTTGCGGGGAGCCTGCCGAACAAGAGTGTTGTTGTCGAGTTGGCGAGGGGTTTTTTGGACATTCTTTACAAGGCTTAG
- a CDS encoding hypothetical protein (EggNog:ENOG503NVMF; COG:Q): MANTYAFNITAGFDEALAMKASAVLKVIYKYRLSRSGLGSETSDSHDMFKFFVLIYDQVRANQTIKMCVPAFPFKSPNDKCKVLGRLPDMAEQFALAHLNGLCAAIEDIYPPGAELTIISDGLVYNDLLGVPDKHVWAYGQALRDLAVEKGFGNNIKFSRLQDLLHVFPGNDLDEITYVANATEFRRALLNTFGRPDFDASVEICCNGDTCMTYRGYIKFLETDLRHVYPLGSDRSKSKFKRGTEHIAKNMLMRGDAFARAVRERFPNHLRLSIHPKGSVSNPNPKTQTNTKLPISLLPNTTPGTTPWHCCLGLKADGTILSLPRSQFDSDPSFELILSHSGHGSYYREKSPLFWDSPQVFIQPLYPCGLLIQPLIPNSLSITSIPILSIRALAEHNSPICLRGFKQTTNRDLFIQKAKEMGTTLGWPGRYEVIMSVKDVGTEFDEKGNPVVSSLSAEKMAFHYDGVFKTTQDLETGKISSLPPRFQMFVAVTPSPSNTGLTLFAASRLLFRYLEQNYKHVVSLDVLKECTMSLNTTAFGGVSLSGLPLVVEHPTTKLPCLRYHEHWPESKTKFGPMNCRLKISERGQGGMGLTDEVVRGLLGDLLYDRRVCYRHAWSKGDVVVSDDFAMMHTRTEFVSGGGRELWRIHID; this comes from the coding sequence ATGGCAAACACCTACGCCTTCAACATCACGGCTGGGTTTGACGAAGCTCTAGCTATGAAAGCGTCGGCTGTCCTCAAGGTCATCTACAAATACCGTCTCAGCAGATCGGGATTGGGATCTGAGACCTCGGATAGCCACGACATGTTCAAGTTCTTTGTTCTCATCTACGACCAGGTCCGGGCCAATCAGACCATCAAGATGTGTGTCCCCGCCTTTCCTTTCAAGTCCCCAAACGACAAGTGCAAGGtcctcggccgtcttccCGATATGGCAGAGCAGTTTGCCCTAGCCCACTTGAACGGGCTGTGTGCCGCCATTGAGGACATCTACCCCCCAGGAGCAGAGCTGACCATTATCTCCGATGGGCTGGTATACAACGACCTCCTGGGCGTTCCCGACAAACATGTCTGGGCATATGGACAAGCACTCCGTGACCTCGCTGTCGAAAAGGGGTTCGGCAACAACATCAAGTTCTCTCGTCTCCAAGATCTTCTCCATGTGTTTCCCGGAAATGACCTGGATGAGATCACATACGTCGCCAATGCCACCGAGTTTCGCAGGGCGCTCCTCAACACCTTTGGCCGCCCTGACTTTGACGCCTCGGTTGAGATCTGCTGCAACGGGGACACTTGCATGACGTACCGCGGGTACATCAAGTTCCTCGAGACAGACCTCAGGCATGTCTATCCCTTGGGTTCGGACcggtcaaagtcaaagttcAAGAGGGGCACCGAGCACATCGCCAAAAACATGCTCATGAGAGGCGACGCCTTTGCGAGGGCTGTTCGAGAACGCTTTCCCAACCATCTCCGTCTGTCTATTCACCCGAAGGGCTCAGtgtccaaccccaaccccaaaacccaaaccaacaccaagctccccatcagcctcctacccaacaccacccccggcaccaccccctggcACTGCTGCCTAGGCCTCAAAGCAGACGGCAcgatcctctccctcccccgctcccaATTCGACTCTGACCCCTCCTTCGAACTCATACTCTCCCATTCCGGCCACGGGAGCTACTACCGCGAGAAATCACCCCTTTTCTGGGACTCCCCCCAAGTCTTCATCCAGCCCCTCTACCCCTgcggcctcctcatccaacccctcatccccaactccctctccatcacctccatccccatcctctccatccgCGCCCTAGCAGAGCACAACTCCCCCATCTGCCTCCGAGGCTtcaaacaaaccaccaatcgcgacctcttcatccaaaaagccaaagaaaTGGGCACTACCCTCGGCTGGCCAGGCCGGTACGAAGTCATTATGTCCGTCAAAGACGTCGGGACAGAATTTGACGAGAAGGGGAACCCAGTTGTCTCTTCCCTATCGGCAGAGAAAATGGCGTTTCACTACGACGGTGTCTTCAAAACAACGCAAGATCTGGAGACGGGAAAGATAAGTTCTCTACCGCCGAGGTTTCAGATGTTTGTTGCCgtcaccccttccccttccaacACGGGCTTGACACTGTTCGCCGCGAGCAGGTTGCTGTTTCGATATCTGGAACAGAATTACAAGCATGTTGTTAGCTTGGATGTCTTGAAAGAGTGCACCATGTCGCTGAACACGACTGCGTTCGGGGGGGTAAGCCTGTCGGGTctgccgctggtggtggagcaCCCCACGACGAAACTGCCCTGTCTGAGGTATCACGAGCACTGGCCCGAGTCAAAGACAAAGTTTGGGCCGATGAATTGCAGACTGAAAATTTCGGAAAGGGGACagggagggatggggttgacggATGAGGTTGTGAGGGGCTTGTTGGGTGATTTGCTGTATGACAGGCGGGTGTGCTACCGGCACGCGTGGAGcaagggggatgtggtggtgagtgatgACTTTGCCATGATGCATACCCGGACTGAGTTTGTtagtgggggtgggagggagttgTGGAGGATTCACATTGACTGA
- a CDS encoding hypothetical protein (EggNog:ENOG503P87K), translated as MSGDENTDEWEPIPSLSSLSPFSSPALSFLLLSKTDLAHDSDHPSFHSSRHDDDVLSHTPPPATTPRPPKTPSLLTPSPPSTSRSMHGSHLRTPTQPSPLQLSSSVVGLGLGHLGIGPPMVSPLQQKVPAWMSAGHHEEVIEEETSITHDADDEDEEDERDEGEVMNRQSLIYDRGVDHEVEEEQRPERSERDIMMRLSQIYGHKFEDESEKDEPRGESRQVLSHDREADDEDEDEDDDGEEDGTDEEDEVDEEDEGENGAEYEDGDKQESDDQEFGDGQNPAYDQGTDEESEGETEGQRVVDRQSVVYNPRPHGDSEDETNEQVMNRQDLFRDQEGDDQSDGDTNQHSMDRQGLIWEQQHDHHSEGDTNNEVMNRLDLFQDQAGDDQSEGDTNDEVMERQNLPCERETDRLQQSFIYDHDQPTDEITQNSKAILVDRLEGLLHRLATSNPTADLDTIDILHAKVDEMERALSATSPRKPNTSRRLSSELEPLQHSQETTAHFSAQEHPNQSPTHTSNINLHQSIESMPDTLSPSASLAQLRRSLILPPALATTPPPWLLPSAVLSPIKSSEIFSTSISSPTQPELDAAAEATNKALEAAKEAARAHSEMTERIAAEADELRRDLAVVVERLKNRREETDHIHTLLIQRAEAAAERILDLEKELSDLEDDLASSESELRHLRLKLRAVETLVGEFVDPDETDPELFRCIENWKEDWRVVRERMRERKRGREERRTRLRRREMVGVVNEEVEEGEEEGESTLTSLGGVGMGEQGKGL; from the exons ATGTCGGGCGATGAAAACACGGACGAGTGGGAACCCATACCATCGCTTTCATCACTTTCGCCGTTTTCCTCCCCCGCTTTGTCCTTTTTGCTCCTCAGCAAGACCGATTTGGCCCACGATTCGGATCATCCGAGTTTTCACAGCAGTAGGCacgatgatgatgtcttgtctcacacaccaccacccgccacCACTCCCCGaccacccaaaacaccctcccTTCTCACACCTTCCCCACCATCTACTTCCCGGTCAATGCATGGTTCTCATCTTCGGACTCCAACACAGCCATCTCCGCTGCAGCTGAGCAGtagtgttgttgggttgggtcTTGGTCATCTTGGGATTGGTCCACCGATGGTATCGCCGCTGCAACAAAAGGTTCCTGCTTGGATGTCGGCTGGCCATCATGAGGAGGttattgaggaggagacgagcaTTACTCATGatgcggatgatgaggatgaggaggatgagagggatgagggggaggttatGAATAGGCAAAGTCTGATTTATGATCGAGGGGTTGATCATGAAGTCGAGGAAGAGCAGCGGCCTGAGAGGAGTGAGCGAGACATCATGATGAGATTGAGTCAGATCTACGGCCATAAATTTGAAGATGAGAGTGAGAAGGATGAGCCACGAGGAGAAAGCAGGCAGGTTCTCAGCCATGACAgagaggctgatgatgaggatgaggatgaagacgacgatggggaggaggatgggactgatgaggaggatgaggttgatgaagaagatgaaggcGAGAACGGAGCTGAATATGAAGATGGGGATAAGCAGGAGTCGGACGACCAAGAATTTGGGGATGGGCAAAATCCTGCTTATGACCAAGGAACCGACGAGGAAAGCGAGGGTGAAACGGAGGGGCAGCGGGTTGTGGACAGGCAGAGCGTTGTTTACAACCCACGACCTCATGGTGACAGTGAAGATGAGACAAACGAGCAGGTCATGAACAGGCAGGACCTTTTCAGGGATCAGGAAGGCGATGATCAAAGTGACGGTGACACAAATCAGCACTCCATGGACAGGCAGGGCCTTATCTGGGAGCAACAACACGATCATCATAGTGAGGGTGACACGAACAACGAAGTAATGAACAGGCTGGATCTTTTTCAGGATCAGGCAGGCGATGACCAAAGCGAGGGCGATACGAATGACGAGGTCATGGAGAGGCAAAATCTTCCGTGTGAACGGGAAACCGACAGACTGCAGCAGAGTTTTATCTACGACCACGACCAACCAACCGATGAAATCACCCAAAACAGCAAAGCGATTCTGGTCGACCGCCTAGAAGGCTTGCTCCACCGATTAGCAACTTCAAATCCAACAGCCgacctcgacaccatcgacATCTTACATGCCAAAGTAGACGAAATGGAAAGAGCCCTCTCAGCCACCTCGCCCAGGAAACCAAACACATCTAGGAGGCTATCATCAGAACTAgaacccctccaacactcCCAGGAGACCACCGCCCACTTCTCCGCCCAAGAACACCCCAACCAATCCCCCACCcacaccagcaacatcaacctccaccagtCCATAGAATCAATGCCcgacaccctctccccctccgcctccctcgcccaactGCGCcgctccctcatcctcccccccgccctcgcaaccacaccaccgccctggcTCCTGCCGTCAGCAGTCCTCTCCCCGATCAAATCAAGCGAGATTTTCTCTActtcaatctcctccccaacccaaccagaACTCGACGCAGCAGCCGAAGCCACAAACAAAGCCCTCGAAGCAGCCAAGGAAGCCGCCCGGGCGCACTCGGAAATGACGGAGCGGATCGCCGCCGAGGCGGACGAGTTGCGACGGGATCTGGCGgtcgtggtggagaggttgaagaatAGGAGGGAGGAGACTGAT CAcatccacaccctcctcatccaacgCGCCGAGGCGGCTGCCGAACGGATTTTGGATCTGGAAAAAGAGCTTTCCGATCTGGAGGATGACCTTGCGTCTAGCGAGTCAGAGCTGAGGCACTTGAGGCTGAAGctgagggcggtggagaCGCTGGTGGGGGAGTTTGTCGACCCGGACGAGACGGACCCGGAGCTGTTTAGGTGTATTGAGAACTGGAAGGAGGattggagggtggtgagggaaaGGATGAGGGAgcggaagagggggagggaggagaggaggacgaggttgaggaggagggagatggtgggggtggtgaatgaggaggtggaggaaggggaggaggagggagagagtACGTTGACtagtttggggggggttggtaTGGGGGAGCAGGGGAAAGGGTTGTGA